A region of the Candidatus Aminicenantes bacterium genome:
TATCTTCTTCCTCAGCGCCTCGACGCGCCCGGGCCTGGCCGCCGCTTCGGCCGGGGTTTCCCTGCTCGGGCTGCCGGCCTACTTCATCTGGCTGCGGCGCTTATCCCGGCGCCCGCCCGCCGTCCCGGACGCCCCTCCAGGAGGATTCGCATGAGCCGCCATCGCTTGACCATCCGGCCCGAGGGGGCCGCGGTCGATATCGAAGCCGGAACGAATTTGGCCGATGCCCTCCGCGAAGCGGGATATCCCGTCAGCCTCTATTGCCACAAGCGGGGCGTCTGCGGGAAATGCCTGGTCGAGATCGAGTCCGGCGACGCCGGTCTGCCGGATCCCTCGGAGACCGCCGTCCTGGCCCGCCGCGGCGCTTCCGCCGCCGCCCGCCTAGCCTGCCGGATATCGGTCCAGGGCCCTTTGACGATCGCGGTCCCGGAGGCGTCGCTGGTCCCCGCGATTTCCGACGTCCCGGCGCTTAGCGAAGGCTTTCGGCGCCCGGTTTCGCTCGATCCGCCGCTGCGCAAGTATGCCGTCCGCCCTCCTGCCGCGTCGCTCCAAGACCCCGGCTCCGACCTCGACCGGCTGTTGTCCCTCCTGCCGGACCCCGCGCTCGAGGCCTCCCTCGCCGCCATGCGCGGCCTGGCGGCATCTTCCCCGGCCGACGAGTCGCGGGTCCTGACCGCCGTCGTCCACGGCCGGTCCCTGCTGGACGTCGAGCCGGAAGACACTTCCGCCCGCCAGCTTGGGTTGGCCGTGGATCTCGGCACGACGACGGTCGCCGCCGAGCTGGTCGATCTCGAGACCGGACGGACAATCGCCGCCGAGGCGGCGCTCAACGGGCAAGTCCGATTCGGGGCGGACGTCGTCACCCGGGTCACGGCGGCCCACGCGGACTTTGGGCAGGCCAAAGGCCTGCGCCGGGCGGCCTGGGAGACGATCAACGCGCTTCTCCTGCGGCTGCTCGAACAGTCCGGCCGCGAAGCCTCCGAGGTCTACGAGACGGTCGTGGCCGGCAATACCGCCATGGCCCATCTGGCCCTCGGGCTTCCGGTGGACGGCCTGGCCGTGGCGCCCTTCCAATCGCTTTTTTCCGTGCTTCCCGCCTTTCCGGCCGGGCCGGTCGGTTCGGCCGCCAATCCGGAGGGACGGGTCTATTTCGCGCCCGCGATCAAGAGCTTCGTCGGAGGCGACATCGCGGCCGGCCTGGCTGCGGTCGATATCGAAAGCGGTCCGGACGAGGTTCTCTTCCTCGACCTGGGGACCAACGGCGAGATCGTCCTCAAGCACGGTTGCCGGCTGACCTGTACGTCGACGGCGGCCGGCCCCGCCTTCGAGGGGATGTCGCTCAGCTGCGGCATGATCGCCGGTCCCGGCGCCGTCCACGCGGCGGCCTTCCGGGACGGGCGTCTGGACCTACGTGTCATCGGAGGCCGGCCGGCCGCCGGCATCTGCGGCAGCGGCCTCATCGACATTTTGGCCGTGGCTTTGGATCAAGGCTGGATCGACGCTTCCGGCGCCGTCCTCGCGCCCGGCCGGACGATCCCGGTGGCGCCGGGGATCGCCCTGTCCCAGAAGGACGTCCGTGAGGTCCAATTGGCGGCCGCGGCCGTCAAGACCGGCCTGCACATGCTCTTGGCGGAGGCCGGACTCGCGACCGGGGATCTCGACGGCGTCTGTGTCGCGGGCGCCTTCGGCAGCACCCTGGACGTCCGCAACGCCTCCCGCCTGGGGCTCATCCCAGAGGTTGACCCGGCCCGGATCCGGTTTGTCGGCAACACCTCGCTGGCCGGGGCGAGAATCCTGCTTCTCTCGGCCGGGGAACGAGCCCGTTGCGAGTCCCTGGCCGGCCGCATCCGGCATGTCTCGCTGGCCCGGGGCGAGGACTTCCAATCCCAATTCGTCGAAAGCCTGGAGTTCAAGCCGTGGCGCTGAGGCCCTAGCGCCGCCGAAAGGAGCCCGCATGTCCGATCATCCCCTCTATGGCCGCATGGCCCAAGCCCTCATCGATGGCGATCGGGAGGCCGCCGCCCGGCTGGCCGCCGAAGGCTTGGCCGCCGGTCTCCTCGTCCATGACATCATCGCCCTCGGGTTCGTCCCCGGCCTGCACAAGGTCGGCGAGCTGTGGGAGTGCGGCGATTATTTCCTGCCCGAACTCATCCAAAGCGCCGAGGGCATGAAGGCGGCGATGGCCGCCCTCCGACCGGCCCTGGAGGCCGCCGGGCCGTCCGCCGGTCTGGCCAAGGGCAAGGCGGTCATCGGGACGATCGAGGGCGACATCCACGATATCGGGAAGAACCTCGTCGCATCCTTGCTTTCGGCCAACGGATTCGACGTCCTCGACCTGGGCGCCGACGTCAAGCTCGACCGGTTCATCGACGCCGCGGTCGAGGCCGGGGCGGACCTGATCTGTCTTTCGTCCCTGCTGACGACGACCATGCTCGCCCAGCGCCGGTTCATGGACCGGCTGAGGGAGCGGGGCCTGCGCGACCGTTTCAAGGTCCTAGTCGGCGGCGCTCCGGTGACCGCCAAGTGGGCGGCCGAGATCGGGGCGGACGGCTACGGCGAAAACGCGGTGGCTGCCGTCCGGGCCGCCGAATCGGTCTTGGGAGGGAAATAGCCGTGTTTCCCGCCCTGCGCCCCCAAGCCAACCTGCTGTCGGCCGGATTGGCCGACCGGATCATCGACGAAGGATTCGCCATCCTGGAGAAGACCGGCGTGTTCGTGGAGAACGCCGAGGCCCGCCGCCTGTTGGGCGCGGCCGGGGCGGAACTGGATGAGGCCAGGGAACGGGTCCGCATCCCTCGCTCCCTGATGGAAGGCCTCCTGCGCCACACGCCGGATACGATCACCCTGGCCGACCGCACGGGAGGACGCGAATTCACCCTGGGCGGGGACGAGGTCCATTTCGATCCGGGCTCGGCCGGCGTCCGAATCCTCGACCAAGAAACCCGGCGCGAACGGACGCCCACGACCTCCGACTTGGTCGACTTCGTCCGGGTGGCCGACGCCTGTGCGAACCTCGATCTTCAAAGCACCGGGCTGGTCGCCCGGGACATCCCCGAGATCCTGGCCGATTCGTTCCGGCTATATGTCGGCCTGCTTTTCTCGGCTAAGCCGATCGTCACGGGCACCTTCCGGGTGGCCGGCTTCGAACCGATGCGCGAGATGCTGGCCGCCGTCCGGGGTGGTTCCGAGGCGCTTCGCAAACGGCCTTTGGCCATCTTCGACGCTTGCCCCTCCCCTCCCCTCAAGTGGAGCAACCTGACCGCCCAAAGCCTGATTGACTGCGCCCGGGCGGGCATCCCCTCGGAGCTCATCTCCATGGGCATGACCGGCGCCGCTTCGCCGGCTACGATCACCGCCACCCTCGTCCAGCATGTCGTCGAGAACCTGGCCGGCCTGGCCATCGCCCAGGCCGCCGCTCCCGGCGCCCCGATCATCTTCGGCGGCTCGCCCTCGAGCTTCGACATGCGCAAGGGGACGACTCCGATGGGGGCCATGGAGACGATGATGATCGATATGGCTTACGCCCAGCTGGGCAAGCGCCTGGAGCTGCCGACGCACGCCTATATGGCCTTGAGCGATGCCAAGACCAACGACGCCCAGGCCGGCTACGAGACCGGGATAGGTGCCGTTCTGGCCGCCCTGGCCGGCATCAATGTCGTCTCCGGGCCCGGCATGATGGACTACGAGAGCACCATCAGCCTGGAAAAGCTCCTCATCGACGACGAGATCTGCGGCCTGGCCCTGCGGTTGATCAAGGGCATCGTCCAGCGCGAGGACCCGATCGCTCTCCATCTGTTCGAGGACTTCGATCCCGCGATCTCGTTCCTGACCCTGGATCATACCCGGAAGTGGTACCGGCAGGACCATTCGACCGTCAAGCTGGCCGACCGCGATACGTATGACGCCTGGCTGGCGGCGGGCGGGAAGACGATCGACGAGCGGGCTCATGAGGAGGTCGTCAAGATCCTGGCCAAGCCGGTCGTCTCCGTGGACGAGCGGCTGCAAACCGAGCTGCGGCGCATCATGCGGGCCGACGCCGCCGCGAACGGCGTCGCGGATTTCCCGCCCCCGCTCGAATGAAGCCATTTCTTCTCGATCAATTCCGAGGCGGTCAGGCGGTTCGGGGTGTGCCGTTGGGGGCAACGGTATCATGCTGCGTGGATAGTTCCTCCTATAGACGTGATTGTGGCGAGGGAACAACGCAGCAAGATCGGCCAACGGCGAAATCGCGAGGGCGGCGCCTTTTTCCACAACTCTCCGAGGGAAGCCAATCCTCGCGGGGACTTTCGAAGCGACGTCCCTACAAGGACTGCGAAGAGCTGCGGCCGCCGAGGACTGTTTGAGCACGCGATTAATTAACAGTACCGAAATGGAGTGGGCGGACTCCAAGACCGGGCGATCTGGAATGCGCAGTTCCGCCCTCGCGGGGATTGTCGAAGCGACGTCCCTACGAGGACCGCGAAGCGCTTGAGGCGCCGAGGAGAGCTGTGGGAAAAAGCGAGAAGAGGCCGACGCCGCCGGGTCGACACCCCGAATCGCCCCGCCAGGAATTGGGCGAAAAGCTCCTTATTCGCCGCCGATCTGCAGGCTCTTGATCCGGAAGGTCGGGCCGGTCACTCCCCTGTCGAGGTCGAGATCGTCGGCCACGGCGTCGAGGCCCATCAGCATCTCCTCGGCCGTGCCGGCCACCGTCAGCCCTTTGACCGGGAAGGCGACCTTGCCGTTTTCGATCCAGAAACCCGAAGCCCCGCCGCTGAACTGGCCGTTGACCGGGTTGATCCCATAGCCGGTGACTTCCTTGAGCCACAGGCCCGTCTTAGTCGAAGCCAGGATGTCGGTCGTCTTGGACGTTCCCGCGGCCAGAAAGAAGTTGTGGGGGCCGATGCCCGGCAGGCCGGTGAAGCCGCCGCGCGAGGCGTTGCCCGTGCTCTTGGTTCCGGCCCGTTTGGCCACTGCCGTGTTGTAGAGGAACCCGCGCAGGACGCCCTTATCGATGATCAGGCGCTTCTGAACGGTCACTCCCTCGCCGTCGAACGGGGTGCTGGCCGGCCCCTTGGGGCGAGTGCCGTCGTCGATGACGGTCAACAGAGGGGAAGCGATCAGACGCCCCAACTTGTCGGCCAGGAAGCTGGCTTTTTGCAGGACCCGCTCGCCATGGACGGCGGCCAGAATGCCGCCCAAGAGAGCCCCGGCCGTATCGGGATCGAAGATGACGGCCGCCCGCTGCGTCTTGACCATTCGCGGATCGAGCATGCCGATCGCGTCCTGGGCCGCTTTGGCGGCGA
Encoded here:
- a CDS encoding ASKHA domain-containing protein translates to MSRHRLTIRPEGAAVDIEAGTNLADALREAGYPVSLYCHKRGVCGKCLVEIESGDAGLPDPSETAVLARRGASAAARLACRISVQGPLTIAVPEASLVPAISDVPALSEGFRRPVSLDPPLRKYAVRPPAASLQDPGSDLDRLLSLLPDPALEASLAAMRGLAASSPADESRVLTAVVHGRSLLDVEPEDTSARQLGLAVDLGTTTVAAELVDLETGRTIAAEAALNGQVRFGADVVTRVTAAHADFGQAKGLRRAAWETINALLLRLLEQSGREASEVYETVVAGNTAMAHLALGLPVDGLAVAPFQSLFSVLPAFPAGPVGSAANPEGRVYFAPAIKSFVGGDIAAGLAAVDIESGPDEVLFLDLGTNGEIVLKHGCRLTCTSTAAGPAFEGMSLSCGMIAGPGAVHAAAFRDGRLDLRVIGGRPAAGICGSGLIDILAVALDQGWIDASGAVLAPGRTIPVAPGIALSQKDVREVQLAAAAVKTGLHMLLAEAGLATGDLDGVCVAGAFGSTLDVRNASRLGLIPEVDPARIRFVGNTSLAGARILLLSAGERARCESLAGRIRHVSLARGEDFQSQFVESLEFKPWR
- a CDS encoding corrinoid protein translates to MSDHPLYGRMAQALIDGDREAAARLAAEGLAAGLLVHDIIALGFVPGLHKVGELWECGDYFLPELIQSAEGMKAAMAALRPALEAAGPSAGLAKGKAVIGTIEGDIHDIGKNLVASLLSANGFDVLDLGADVKLDRFIDAAVEAGADLICLSSLLTTTMLAQRRFMDRLRERGLRDRFKVLVGGAPVTAKWAAEIGADGYGENAVAAVRAAESVLGGK
- a CDS encoding trimethylamine methyltransferase family protein, which codes for MFPALRPQANLLSAGLADRIIDEGFAILEKTGVFVENAEARRLLGAAGAELDEARERVRIPRSLMEGLLRHTPDTITLADRTGGREFTLGGDEVHFDPGSAGVRILDQETRRERTPTTSDLVDFVRVADACANLDLQSTGLVARDIPEILADSFRLYVGLLFSAKPIVTGTFRVAGFEPMREMLAAVRGGSEALRKRPLAIFDACPSPPLKWSNLTAQSLIDCARAGIPSELISMGMTGAASPATITATLVQHVVENLAGLAIAQAAAPGAPIIFGGSPSSFDMRKGTTPMGAMETMMIDMAYAQLGKRLELPTHAYMALSDAKTNDAQAGYETGIGAVLAALAGINVVSGPGMMDYESTISLEKLLIDDEICGLALRLIKGIVQREDPIALHLFEDFDPAISFLTLDHTRKWYRQDHSTVKLADRDTYDAWLAAGGKTIDERAHEEVVKILAKPVVSVDERLQTELRRIMRADAAANGVADFPPPLE
- a CDS encoding TldD/PmbA family protein, whose protein sequence is MDLNAISEKLIKACLKKGADGAEVYIESGRTLSLEVRNGEVETVEEASSQGAGLRVFLKGRMAFASSNDLRPESLEAAADRAVGFARITTADENNVLPDDRTTIEVPGLYDPAIAGVPLARKIELAKTVEKLAMADKRISKSGGAGYGEGETEIVIANSLGLRKSRRASSCSLGVSVVAEKGEQKTDGSESCQRRFFADLKKPEEIAAKAAQDAIGMLDPRMVKTQRAAVIFDPDTAGALLGGILAAVHGERVLQKASFLADKLGRLIASPLLTVIDDGTRPKGPASTPFDGEGVTVQKRLIIDKGVLRGFLYNTAVAKRAGTKSTGNASRGGFTGLPGIGPHNFFLAAGTSKTTDILASTKTGLWLKEVTGYGINPVNGQFSGGASGFWIENGKVAFPVKGLTVAGTAEEMLMGLDAVADDLDLDRGVTGPTFRIKSLQIGGE